The following are encoded in a window of Haloarcula halophila genomic DNA:
- a CDS encoding anthranilate synthase component I family protein translates to MEETTVVTDQASFVETARGAPPGARVPVEVRVTASDPFEAYRRARSPDAPGVFFETTGGQSGWGYFAIDPVEQVRVDPDAGSAGGSPSIEAIDALLDRETLVRGDCDAPYPCGAFGWLSYDIARELEDIPETTASDGLPHLQLGVFDRVAAWEEPHQGDVTIRVTACPRLDDHEDAAAAYETGHRRALDLARRALDGERHVRSHPTATRQATFESECGAAAFADRVRTIKEYVRDGDTFQTNVSHRLVAPAAVHPVETYDAVRRVNPAPYSGLIEFPGVDLVSASPELLLDVDGDRLLTEPIAGTRPRGDTPAEDADLEADLTSDEKERAEHAMLVDLERNDLGKVSEYGTVDVTEYRRVDRYSEVMHLVSLVEGQRRADASVADAVAAVFPGGTITGAPKPRTMEIIDEVERTRRGPYTGSMCVFGFDERATLNITIRTLVHRDGEYRLRVGSGIVHDSVPEQEYQETLDKARALVTAVDEALGEQGSFSVESTGEVR, encoded by the coding sequence ATGGAAGAGACGACTGTCGTCACCGACCAGGCATCGTTCGTCGAGACAGCACGCGGGGCACCGCCCGGTGCCCGCGTTCCCGTCGAGGTCCGAGTCACCGCCTCGGACCCCTTCGAGGCGTACCGGCGGGCCAGGAGTCCCGACGCCCCGGGCGTGTTCTTCGAGACCACCGGCGGTCAGTCCGGCTGGGGCTACTTCGCGATCGACCCCGTCGAGCAGGTCAGGGTCGATCCGGACGCGGGGAGCGCGGGCGGGAGCCCCAGCATCGAAGCGATCGACGCGCTGCTCGACCGGGAGACGCTCGTCCGGGGCGACTGTGACGCCCCCTATCCCTGTGGCGCGTTCGGCTGGCTCTCCTACGACATCGCCCGCGAACTGGAGGACATCCCGGAAACGACGGCGTCGGACGGGCTTCCCCACCTCCAGTTGGGCGTGTTCGACCGGGTCGCCGCCTGGGAGGAACCACACCAGGGCGACGTTACCATCCGGGTGACGGCCTGTCCGCGGCTGGACGACCACGAGGACGCCGCGGCGGCCTACGAGACGGGCCACCGACGGGCGCTCGATCTCGCCCGGCGGGCGCTCGACGGCGAGCGCCACGTCCGGTCACACCCGACCGCGACCCGGCAGGCCACCTTCGAGAGCGAGTGCGGGGCCGCCGCCTTCGCCGACCGCGTCAGGACGATCAAGGAGTACGTCCGCGACGGCGACACGTTCCAGACGAACGTCTCCCACCGGCTCGTGGCCCCTGCAGCGGTCCACCCCGTCGAGACGTACGACGCCGTCCGGCGGGTCAATCCCGCGCCCTACTCGGGCCTGATCGAGTTCCCCGGGGTCGACCTCGTGAGCGCCAGCCCGGAACTCCTGCTGGACGTCGACGGCGACCGCCTGCTCACCGAACCCATCGCCGGGACGCGTCCCCGGGGCGACACGCCCGCCGAAGACGCCGACCTGGAGGCGGACCTGACGAGCGACGAGAAAGAGCGGGCCGAACACGCGATGCTCGTCGACTTAGAGCGCAACGACCTCGGGAAGGTCAGCGAGTACGGTACCGTCGACGTCACGGAGTACCGCCGTGTCGACCGCTACTCGGAGGTGATGCACCTCGTCTCGCTCGTTGAAGGACAACGGCGGGCGGACGCGAGCGTCGCCGACGCCGTGGCGGCGGTGTTCCCCGGCGGCACCATCACCGGCGCGCCCAAGCCCCGGACCATGGAGATCATCGACGAGGTCGAACGGACCCGGCGCGGACCCTACACCGGCTCGATGTGCGTCTTCGGGTTCGACGAGCGGGCGACGCTGAACATCACGATCCGGACGCTAGTCCACCGCGACGGGGAGTACCGCCTGCGCGTCGGAAGCGGGATCGTCCACGACTCGGTCCCCGAACAGGAGTACCAGGAGACCCTCGACAAGGCCCGCGCGCTCGTGACCGCCGTCGACGAGGCACTGGGCGAACAGGGCTCGTTCTCCGTCGAATCGACCGGGGAGGTCAGATGA
- a CDS encoding bifunctional methylenetetrahydrofolate dehydrogenase/methenyltetrahydrofolate cyclohydrolase gives MTTVIDGNGIADGIRADVSDCVETLADEGVVPGLATVLMSDDGASETYVSMKQQACEEVGIRGFHHEIDPDAPAETLFEKLDELNDDPDVHGILVQMPVPDHVTKRTVLERIDPEKDVDGFHPENVGRLVAGNARYKPCTPHGVQKILAAAGVDTEGKDAVVVGRSDIVGKPMANLLVQYGEGGNATTTVCHSRTEDLAAKTRAADIVVAAAGVPEMIDGEMLSEGVTVVDVGINRVDADTEKGYELVGDVDFESAREKAEVITPVPGGVGPLTIAMLMYNTVKAASLQSGVAVDLP, from the coding sequence ATGACAACGGTAATCGACGGTAACGGGATCGCCGACGGTATCAGAGCGGACGTGAGCGACTGCGTGGAGACACTCGCCGACGAGGGGGTGGTCCCCGGATTGGCGACGGTCCTGATGAGCGACGACGGGGCCAGCGAGACGTACGTCTCGATGAAACAGCAGGCCTGTGAAGAAGTCGGTATCCGGGGGTTCCACCACGAGATCGATCCGGACGCGCCGGCCGAGACGTTGTTCGAGAAACTCGACGAGCTGAACGACGACCCTGACGTCCACGGGATCCTCGTCCAGATGCCCGTCCCCGACCACGTCACGAAACGGACTGTCTTAGAGCGTATCGACCCCGAGAAGGACGTCGACGGCTTCCACCCGGAGAACGTCGGCCGACTCGTCGCCGGTAACGCCCGGTACAAGCCGTGTACGCCACACGGCGTCCAGAAGATCCTGGCGGCGGCCGGCGTCGACACCGAGGGGAAAGACGCCGTGGTCGTCGGCCGGTCGGACATCGTCGGCAAGCCGATGGCGAACCTGCTCGTCCAGTACGGCGAGGGCGGCAACGCGACCACGACGGTCTGTCACTCCCGGACCGAGGACCTCGCCGCGAAGACGCGAGCGGCCGACATCGTCGTGGCCGCGGCGGGGGTCCCGGAGATGATCGACGGGGAGATGCTCTCGGAGGGTGTCACCGTCGTCGACGTGGGGATCAACCGCGTCGACGCCGACACGGAGAAAGGGTACGAACTCGTCGGCGACGTCGACTTCGAGAGCGCCCGGGAGAAGGCGGAGGTTATCACGCCGGTCCCCGGGGGTGTCGGTCCGCTCACCATCGCGATGCTCATGTACAACACGGTCAAGGCGGCTAGCCTCCAGTCCGGCGTCGCTGTCGACCTGCCCTGA
- a CDS encoding DUF1641 domain-containing protein, translating to MAEPQEAVPEAATHGGSADRQTGEGEAALRAVLDDQGEALAAALDRTDELEDALVTAILVLASADDDEVDHVTDSTANLVAAADGLSTAETAALAEQVGTDAEDLADTLDAVVQLQRSGDLDALLDIATALTDGLSEAERNRLASMLEADGADLIDALDTVLALQREGDLDALVDLAGTAAALDLDDDAVAGLNAVLGAVGEAQRESEPVSLFGAVGALRSSEGRAGLGYAVGVLRALGRRLTGR from the coding sequence ATGGCCGAGCCACAGGAGGCGGTCCCCGAAGCGGCGACCCACGGCGGCAGCGCCGACCGACAGACGGGCGAGGGCGAGGCTGCGCTCCGGGCAGTCCTCGACGACCAGGGCGAGGCGTTGGCCGCCGCGCTCGACCGCACCGACGAACTCGAAGACGCGCTCGTTACAGCGATCCTCGTCCTCGCGAGCGCCGACGACGACGAGGTCGACCACGTCACCGACTCGACTGCCAACCTCGTCGCCGCGGCCGACGGGCTCTCGACGGCGGAGACGGCTGCCCTCGCCGAGCAGGTCGGCACCGACGCCGAGGACCTCGCCGACACGCTCGATGCGGTCGTCCAACTCCAGCGGTCGGGTGATCTGGATGCCCTGCTCGACATCGCGACGGCGCTGACCGACGGGCTCTCCGAGGCGGAGCGCAACCGACTGGCGTCGATGCTGGAGGCCGACGGTGCCGACCTCATCGACGCGCTGGACACCGTGCTGGCGCTCCAGCGGGAGGGCGATCTGGACGCGCTGGTCGACCTCGCGGGAACTGCCGCGGCGCTCGACCTCGACGACGACGCCGTCGCGGGGCTGAACGCGGTGCTTGGCGCGGTCGGCGAGGCACAGCGAGAGAGCGAACCGGTGTCACTGTTTGGTGCGGTCGGCGCGCTCCGGAGCAGCGAAGGGCGGGCCGGACTCGGCTACGCCGTCGGCGTCCTCAGGGCACTGGGCCGGCGGCTCACGGGGCGCTAG
- a CDS encoding NADH-ubiquinone oxidoreductase-F iron-sulfur binding region domain-containing protein: MTSILSGDETVLRYSATGPPELSEVAADAGVTVAAVGPSGAPAIEPLVSVTQGGQTTFHTRCSADELRELTAGLDDGLPTDLADAVVDHDPSATSLPVPDLAGLDAGTRRVTGGWGWRRPTDPDDHEAAGGFVTATAEETERAGESLRGRGWGDWCQDEPLADTWETARHTDGEATVVVNAHGTTADALLLASSPFDVLEGACATARTVDADRVVVYVSEADEDAAASVREAADAYPDLPVAADVVTGPSVYRAAEPTMAIEAVEGNHRLEARLRPPGPAEVGIDGRPTVVHTARTLAQLAHTLRQDGPTTRLVTVTGDVADPVTVELTEGDSLASAVDATTVEGSLKAACVGGRFGGLTASLDVTADPASLIDAGLGTEGVVEVLSESRCVVEFVGRRAQFAADENCGRCVPCREGTTQLAELLRDLYDGRYDRDGIEELDRVMRTSSICTFGVDAGRPARTAMAAFESEFEAHADGRCPAGACTAEVTP; the protein is encoded by the coding sequence ATGACATCGATTCTATCCGGAGACGAGACGGTTCTCCGCTACTCGGCAACCGGGCCGCCCGAACTATCCGAGGTGGCGGCCGACGCCGGCGTCACGGTGGCCGCCGTCGGGCCGTCTGGAGCCCCGGCGATCGAACCACTCGTCTCGGTGACACAAGGGGGACAGACGACGTTTCACACACGGTGTTCAGCCGACGAACTGCGCGAGTTGACGGCGGGACTCGACGACGGCCTCCCGACGGACCTGGCCGACGCCGTCGTGGACCACGACCCGTCTGCAACGTCGCTGCCCGTCCCGGACCTGGCGGGACTCGACGCCGGGACGCGGCGCGTCACCGGTGGGTGGGGGTGGCGGCGACCGACCGATCCCGACGACCACGAGGCCGCCGGCGGGTTCGTCACCGCGACGGCCGAGGAGACGGAGCGGGCCGGCGAGAGCCTGCGTGGGCGGGGCTGGGGGGACTGGTGCCAGGACGAACCGCTCGCGGACACCTGGGAGACTGCTCGGCACACCGACGGCGAGGCCACCGTGGTCGTCAACGCCCACGGGACGACCGCCGACGCGCTGTTGCTCGCGAGCAGTCCGTTCGACGTTCTCGAAGGCGCTTGCGCGACCGCGCGAACGGTCGACGCGGACCGCGTGGTCGTCTACGTCTCCGAGGCCGACGAGGACGCCGCTGCCAGCGTCCGCGAGGCTGCCGACGCCTACCCGGATCTCCCGGTCGCCGCCGACGTGGTGACCGGACCGTCGGTCTACCGTGCGGCCGAACCGACGATGGCCATCGAAGCCGTCGAAGGAAACCACCGGCTGGAGGCACGGCTCCGTCCGCCCGGTCCGGCAGAGGTGGGGATCGACGGCCGGCCGACGGTGGTCCACACCGCTCGGACGCTCGCACAGTTGGCCCACACGCTCCGCCAGGACGGGCCGACGACGCGACTCGTCACGGTGACCGGTGACGTGGCCGACCCGGTGACGGTCGAACTGACCGAGGGGGACAGCCTCGCGTCGGCGGTCGACGCGACGACCGTCGAGGGGTCGCTGAAGGCCGCCTGCGTCGGCGGCCGGTTCGGTGGGCTCACGGCCTCGCTCGACGTTACCGCGGACCCGGCGTCGCTGATCGACGCGGGGCTGGGAACCGAGGGCGTCGTCGAAGTACTGTCCGAGAGTCGCTGTGTCGTCGAGTTCGTCGGGCGGCGGGCGCAGTTCGCCGCCGACGAGAACTGCGGGCGCTGTGTCCCCTGCCGCGAGGGGACGACACAGCTCGCGGAGCTTCTCAGAGACCTCTACGACGGTCGCTACGACCGCGACGGTATCGAGGAACTCGACCGTGTCATGCGGACCAGCAGTATCTGCACGTTCGGCGTCGACGCCGGCCGCCCGGCTCGGACCGCGATGGCGGCGTTCGAGTCGGAGTTCGAGGCCCACGCCGACGGCCGGTGTCCGGCCGGGGCCTGTACAGCGGAGGTAACACCATGA
- a CDS encoding 2Fe-2S iron-sulfur cluster-binding protein, protein MSSDHTHETDAPPLTETIAPGTASDPSVSGTERATITVDGTDVTVESGSTLLDAVEAADTDDTVPALCHYDREDEIGPRSECRTCMVETDANGVVPACSHPAEDGATVRTAADPAAEARDVNLDLVLSDHNLRCTTCGKNGRCELQDAAIEQDVDEPRYGVLDDRDAYEPLDDTSSFIQIDRNKCILCNRCVEACNDVQVEGVLRVEGSGQDTRIGFQSDVETMEDSACVSCGHCATVCPTGSLVEKGIEDATTIPLPGFTQKNSVGKSHERHGKSKGPMTPKKRVDSPATEDSPADDPDDADGGEWP, encoded by the coding sequence ATGAGTTCTGACCACACACACGAGACGGATGCACCGCCACTGACAGAGACGATCGCGCCAGGGACGGCCAGTGATCCATCGGTCAGCGGGACCGAACGCGCGACGATCACCGTCGACGGTACCGACGTCACCGTCGAGTCCGGGTCGACCCTGCTCGACGCCGTCGAGGCCGCCGACACCGACGACACCGTGCCGGCGCTCTGTCACTACGACCGCGAGGACGAGATCGGCCCCCGCAGCGAGTGTCGGACCTGCATGGTCGAGACGGACGCCAACGGCGTCGTCCCCGCCTGTAGTCACCCGGCCGAGGACGGCGCGACCGTCCGGACGGCCGCCGATCCCGCTGCGGAGGCCCGGGACGTGAACCTCGATCTGGTCCTCTCGGACCACAACCTCCGCTGTACGACCTGCGGGAAGAACGGCCGCTGTGAACTCCAGGACGCCGCCATCGAGCAGGACGTCGACGAACCGCGCTACGGCGTCCTGGACGACCGCGACGCCTACGAACCGCTCGACGACACCTCGTCGTTCATCCAGATCGACCGCAACAAGTGCATCCTCTGTAACCGCTGTGTCGAGGCCTGCAACGACGTCCAGGTCGAGGGTGTCCTCCGCGTCGAGGGGTCCGGACAGGACACTCGCATCGGCTTCCAGAGCGACGTCGAGACGATGGAGGACTCGGCGTGTGTCTCCTGTGGTCACTGTGCGACCGTCTGTCCGACCGGCTCGCTCGTCGAGAAGGGGATCGAGGACGCTACGACCATCCCGCTGCCCGGCTTCACTCAGAAGAACAGCGTCGGCAAGAGCCACGAGCGCCACGGGAAGTCCAAGGGGCCGATGACGCCGAAGAAACGCGTCGACAGTCCCGCTACGGAGGACTCGCCGGCGGACGACCCGGACGACGCCGACGGGGGGGAGTGGCCGTGA
- a CDS encoding molybdopterin oxidoreductase family protein → MSDGDPDRSTVCPRCGVGCRLAPAGADGRATGRTGPANPNGRLCPEGINALEGISGRLTEPQVREDGTLVPVSWAEATSRVVDAVETTVEAHGPDALAFLGAPHSTTEENYLLEKLARTVGTNNVDNRARHCHVSTARALDARLGWPATTNGLDDLTEADVVLVVGANPAARQPVAFNSFVRPAVDDGATLVHVDPAGNRTTRLADLHVAPRPGRDALVLDLLCRRVLAAGDADRAFVADRTREFASFAASARHLDDGAGVDAAGVDPTTLDRVAALVGSADRVAAVVGTGLEGDDGDPAAGTAAAPNALLNLLALTGNLGRPGTGIHVFRGPPNEQGAVDAGCVPDRLPGHQPVTDPEARARVAAEWGVDPPATPGLPAPDLLSAFGETVRAAVVVGENPAIAKRDPDWVRRQLDALDHLVVLELTESETTAHADVVLPAAAGTEKRGTVTNLDRQVQALRPVAQPPGDVRTDFEVISELGRRLSCASGGFDYDRPAEAFVELTRVAPPYAGLSIDQVVAGGQRWPADTGSTLYRERFRTPDGRVPFVRPPSAPASRTDCVAGLRLVVGGRTGGRDEDADSRLRLHPSEADQAGVGADDAVTVSDGDLTVRTRVSPDPSVRRGTAFLHAVLADPFVRAGTTTVSIEPADPA, encoded by the coding sequence ATGAGCGACGGCGACCCCGACCGATCGACGGTCTGCCCCCGCTGTGGGGTGGGCTGTCGCCTCGCCCCGGCCGGCGCAGACGGCCGCGCAACCGGCCGGACCGGACCGGCGAACCCGAACGGACGGCTCTGCCCGGAGGGAATAAACGCCCTCGAAGGAATCAGCGGACGGCTGACCGAACCGCAGGTCCGCGAGGACGGGACGCTGGTTCCGGTGTCGTGGGCCGAGGCGACCAGTCGCGTCGTCGACGCCGTCGAGACGACGGTCGAGGCCCACGGTCCGGACGCGCTGGCGTTCCTCGGTGCGCCCCACTCGACCACCGAGGAGAACTACCTGCTCGAAAAGCTCGCCCGGACTGTCGGGACGAACAACGTCGACAACCGGGCGCGCCACTGCCACGTCTCGACCGCCCGGGCGCTCGACGCGCGCCTGGGGTGGCCCGCGACGACGAACGGGCTCGACGACCTGACCGAGGCCGACGTCGTCCTGGTCGTCGGCGCCAACCCGGCGGCGCGTCAGCCGGTGGCGTTCAACTCCTTCGTCCGGCCGGCCGTCGACGACGGGGCGACGCTCGTCCACGTCGACCCGGCCGGCAACCGGACGACGCGACTGGCCGACCTCCACGTCGCTCCCCGCCCCGGCCGGGACGCGCTGGTCCTCGACCTGCTCTGCCGGCGCGTCCTCGCTGCCGGGGACGCCGACCGGGCGTTCGTCGCCGACCGGACCCGGGAGTTCGCCTCCTTCGCCGCCAGCGCCAGACACCTCGACGACGGGGCGGGCGTCGACGCCGCCGGCGTCGACCCGACTACGCTTGACCGCGTCGCGGCGCTCGTCGGTTCCGCCGACCGAGTCGCTGCCGTCGTGGGCACCGGGCTCGAAGGCGACGACGGGGACCCGGCGGCGGGGACGGCCGCGGCCCCGAACGCGCTGTTGAACCTCCTGGCGCTCACCGGGAACCTCGGCCGGCCGGGGACCGGCATCCACGTGTTCCGCGGGCCGCCCAACGAACAGGGGGCGGTCGACGCCGGCTGTGTCCCCGACCGTCTGCCGGGCCACCAACCGGTGACCGATCCCGAGGCCCGCGCCCGGGTCGCCGCCGAGTGGGGCGTCGACCCGCCGGCGACTCCGGGGCTCCCCGCGCCGGACCTCCTGTCGGCGTTCGGCGAGACGGTCCGGGCCGCAGTCGTCGTCGGCGAGAACCCGGCGATAGCGAAGCGAGATCCCGACTGGGTCCGGCGGCAACTCGACGCACTCGACCATCTCGTCGTCCTCGAACTCACCGAGAGCGAGACGACGGCCCACGCCGACGTCGTGTTGCCCGCGGCGGCCGGCACCGAGAAGCGCGGGACGGTCACGAATCTGGACCGTCAGGTACAGGCACTGCGCCCGGTCGCCCAGCCGCCCGGGGACGTTCGGACAGACTTCGAGGTCATCAGTGAACTGGGCCGCCGGCTCTCGTGTGCGAGCGGGGGGTTCGACTACGACCGACCGGCCGAGGCGTTCGTCGAACTGACCCGCGTCGCGCCGCCCTATGCCGGCCTCTCGATCGACCAGGTCGTCGCGGGCGGACAGCGGTGGCCGGCCGATACCGGCTCGACCCTCTACCGCGAGCGGTTCCGGACGCCCGACGGGCGTGTACCGTTCGTCCGACCGCCGTCGGCCCCGGCGAGTCGGACCGACTGCGTGGCGGGCCTCCGACTCGTCGTGGGCGGGCGTACCGGCGGGCGTGACGAGGACGCCGACAGTCGTCTACGCCTCCACCCGAGCGAGGCCGACCAGGCCGGCGTCGGGGCCGACGACGCCGTGACCGTCTCGGACGGCGACCTGACGGTCCGGACGCGCGTTTCGCCCGACCCGTCCGTTCGCCGGGGGACGGCCTTCCTCCACGCGGTACTCGCCGACCCGTTCGTCCGCGCCGGGACGACTACCGTCTCTATCGAACCCGCCGATCCGGCGTGA
- the fdhF gene encoding formate dehydrogenase subunit alpha: MRNAKEQALQNVEHVAEGVAAETLPEGKLFEIAQSIGDKRLEELNVADTTCGYCAVGCRFDLYSDGEEVLAARPTAEEDAPVNGISTCVKGKFGYDFVNSDDRLTTPLVRDENGEFRTASWSEALDRVAEGLGAIKDDHGGEALSVIASSKATNEENYLMGKFARQVLGTNSVDNCNRLCHSSTVAGLAQTYGYGAASISTEDLELADCILLTGSNTTEAHPVLATRIKQNVRDGADLLVFDPREIQIAEYATQYSRVQPGYDAVWINGITRYIIDNDLYDESFVAERTSGFEDLAESLQEFTPERVEEVTGVPHEEIVSAAETIADADRCVFGWTLGLTEHSHGTENVLAMANLAAVTGNLGKPGAGVSPFRGQNNVQGGGGDMGPLPDNFPGYQDIADDEVRAKFEDAWDCEISPDYGHYTTQMFLAADRGDLRGMYIIGENSALSEPGVNHAEEVLEELEFLVVQDLFVTETAEYADVVLPACSFVEKTGTFTNTDRTVQMVKEVMEPKGDSRPDWEILQALANRMGWDWDYDSTAEIMREVNSLTPLYGGVTHERVESEGGLQWPCWDEDHPGTERLYEEEFNTDDGLAHLQGVGFSEPAETPDDEFPFTLTTGRVLYQYHTGTMTHREEGIMQYTPSDFVEINPRTAAEYGIETGDMVRVESRRGSVTVPAQVTDRVGPESVFAPIHFAESAINRLTDEEHLDPQAATPEFKVSAVRIAPADADSGMPTGDTGTSTGDD; the protein is encoded by the coding sequence ATGCGCAACGCCAAGGAACAGGCGCTACAGAACGTCGAACACGTCGCCGAGGGCGTCGCCGCCGAGACGCTGCCGGAAGGGAAACTGTTCGAGATCGCTCAGTCGATCGGCGACAAGCGCCTGGAGGAACTGAACGTCGCCGACACCACCTGTGGCTACTGTGCTGTCGGCTGTCGGTTCGACCTCTACTCCGACGGCGAAGAGGTGCTGGCGGCCCGCCCGACCGCCGAGGAGGACGCCCCGGTCAACGGCATCTCGACGTGTGTCAAGGGGAAGTTCGGCTACGACTTCGTCAACTCCGACGATCGCCTGACGACGCCGCTGGTCCGCGACGAGAACGGCGAGTTCCGTACCGCTAGCTGGTCCGAGGCACTGGACCGCGTCGCCGAGGGGTTGGGCGCCATCAAAGACGACCACGGCGGCGAGGCCCTCTCCGTGATCGCTTCCTCGAAGGCCACGAACGAGGAGAACTACCTGATGGGGAAGTTCGCCCGGCAGGTGCTTGGCACCAACAGCGTCGACAACTGCAACCGGCTCTGTCACTCCTCGACGGTCGCGGGCCTCGCACAGACCTACGGCTACGGCGCGGCCTCGATCAGCACCGAAGACCTCGAACTGGCCGACTGTATCCTGCTGACCGGGTCGAACACGACCGAAGCCCATCCGGTGCTTGCGACCCGTATCAAACAGAACGTCCGGGACGGTGCGGATCTGCTCGTCTTCGATCCCCGGGAGATCCAGATCGCCGAGTACGCCACCCAGTACAGCCGCGTACAACCGGGGTACGACGCTGTCTGGATCAACGGGATCACGCGGTACATCATCGATAACGACCTCTACGACGAATCGTTCGTCGCCGAACGCACTTCGGGGTTCGAGGACCTGGCCGAGTCCCTCCAGGAGTTCACGCCGGAGCGCGTCGAAGAGGTCACCGGCGTCCCTCACGAGGAGATCGTCTCGGCCGCCGAGACTATCGCCGACGCAGACCGTTGCGTGTTCGGCTGGACGCTCGGACTGACGGAGCACTCCCATGGCACCGAGAACGTCCTGGCGATGGCGAACCTCGCCGCGGTGACGGGCAACCTCGGCAAGCCGGGGGCCGGCGTTTCGCCGTTCCGGGGCCAGAACAACGTCCAGGGCGGGGGCGGCGACATGGGGCCGCTGCCGGACAACTTCCCGGGCTACCAGGACATCGCCGACGACGAGGTGCGCGCGAAGTTCGAGGACGCCTGGGACTGCGAGATCTCGCCCGACTACGGCCACTACACGACCCAGATGTTCCTGGCCGCCGACCGGGGCGACCTCCGCGGGATGTACATCATCGGCGAGAACTCGGCGCTGTCGGAACCGGGCGTCAACCACGCCGAGGAGGTACTCGAAGAGTTGGAGTTCCTCGTCGTTCAGGACCTGTTCGTCACCGAGACTGCGGAGTACGCCGACGTGGTGTTGCCCGCCTGCTCGTTCGTCGAGAAGACCGGCACGTTCACCAACACCGACCGGACCGTCCAGATGGTCAAGGAGGTGATGGAGCCCAAGGGCGATTCGCGGCCGGACTGGGAGATCCTCCAGGCACTCGCCAACCGAATGGGGTGGGACTGGGACTACGACTCGACGGCCGAGATCATGCGGGAAGTGAACTCGTTGACGCCGCTGTACGGCGGTGTCACGCACGAACGCGTCGAGAGCGAGGGCGGTCTCCAGTGGCCCTGCTGGGACGAGGATCATCCCGGCACCGAACGCCTCTACGAGGAGGAGTTCAACACCGACGACGGCCTGGCCCACCTCCAGGGGGTCGGCTTCAGCGAACCGGCGGAGACGCCAGACGATGAGTTCCCGTTCACCCTGACGACGGGACGGGTGCTGTATCAGTACCACACGGGGACGATGACCCACCGCGAGGAGGGGATCATGCAGTACACCCCGAGCGACTTCGTGGAGATCAACCCGCGGACGGCCGCGGAGTACGGCATCGAGACCGGCGACATGGTCCGCGTCGAGTCCCGGCGCGGGTCGGTGACCGTGCCGGCACAGGTGACCGACCGCGTGGGTCCGGAGTCCGTGTTCGCGCCCATCCACTTCGCGGAGAGCGCGATCAACCGGCTGACCGACGAGGAACACCTCGATCCGCAGGCGGCGACGCCGGAGTTCAAGGTGTCGGCGGTGCGTATCGCACCCGCGGACGCCGACTCGGGGATGCCGACGGGCGACACCGGGACGAGCACGGGGGACGACTGA